The following proteins are co-located in the Gossypium hirsutum isolate 1008001.06 chromosome A02, Gossypium_hirsutum_v2.1, whole genome shotgun sequence genome:
- the LOC107943389 gene encoding probable serine/threonine-protein kinase PBL5 isoform X2 — MAMRFLLEDSQTHDHSHNHKQQIWLILIIVILIALLGFSVFFFFCRRKLNRNRSHNGGLKAEKLKLRYFKLEELEKATENFSADCLLGSGAFGNVYKGSFEGEGTLAIKRAHVESYQTTEEFRNEVRLLSTVNHPNLVALVGFSEESGPKGAKILVYEYVPHGSLREYIIGRGGRNFTWRQRVNIAIGAAKGIAHLHDGIKPSIIHRDIKPSNILIGERFEAKVSDFGLVKMGPIGDQSHVSSQVKGTPGYLDPAYCTSFHLSPFSDVYSFGVILLQLVSGRPAVDTTRNHIIDWQPANLDQTCAEVAVEKCRQGRVSRGATLKKSSIQLFYPNHAIWK, encoded by the exons ATGGCCATGAGATTTTTGCTAGAGGATTCTCAAACGCATGACCATTCTCATAATCATAAGCAACAAATATGGCTGATTCTTATCATTGTCATTTTAATTGCCTTGCTGGGATTTTCCGTGTTCTTCTTCTTTTGCAGAAGAAAGCTTAACCGAAACCGGAGCCATAACG GAGGTCTAAAGGCTGAGAAATTGAAGCTGAGGTATTTCAAATTGGAGGAGCTAGAGAAGGCTACAGAAAACTTTAGTGCAGACTGTTTGTTGGGGTCTGGTGCATTTGGCAATGTGTATAAAGGTTCCTTTGAAGGTGAAGGTACCTTAGCAATCAAGCGAGCTCATGTCGAATCATACCAAACCACTGAAGAATTTAGAAATG AAGTTAGGCTTCTTTCGACAGTAAACCATCCGAATCTCGTAGCTTTGGTAGGGTTTTCCGAAGAATCTG GACCAAAAGGAGCAAAAATATTGGTGTATGAATATGTACCACATGGTTCTTTGCGTGAGTATATCATAG GAAGAGGTGGAAGAAACTTCACATGGAGGCAAAGAGTAAACATAGCCATTGGAGCCGCTAAAG gaATAGCTCACTTGCATGATGGGATTAAGCCTAGCATAATTCACAGAGATATTAAACCTAGCAATATTTTAATTGGAGAAAGGTTTGAAGCCAAGGTCTCAGATTTTGGACTTGTGAAAATGGGACCTATTGGGGATCAATCACATGTTAGTAGCCAAGTTAAAGGAACACCAGGGTACCTTGACCCTGCATATTGTACAAGTTTCCATTTAAGTCCTTTTAGTGATGTTTATAGCTTCGGTGTTATACTTCTGCAACTCGTTTCTGGCCGGCCGGCCGTGGATACAACTAGGAATCACATCATTGATTGG CAACCTGCAAACTTAGACCAAACATGTGCTGAGGTAGCTGTTGAAAAATGCAGGCAAGGCCGAGTATCGAGAGGGGCAACATTGAAGAAATCCTCGATACAACTCTTTTATCCAAACCATGCAATATGGAAATGA
- the LOC107916395 gene encoding NEP1-interacting protein 2 isoform X2: protein MDFYGHPYRFSLSSFSLLSDFIEKVKDFFNFAVSAIIGNIFSAILTFFFALGAMTGALIGQETESGFVRGAAVGAISGAVFSIEVFESSLLLWQSDESGILCLLYLIDVIASLLSGRLVRERIGPAMLSAVQSQMGAAETTFENVQNIFDTGSVRGLAGDLVEKIPKITIRSNDNVDASGEKVSCSVCLQDFQSGETVRSLPQCHHMFHLPCIDKWLLSHGSCPLCRRDLFL from the exons ATGGATTTTTATGGGCACCCATATCGTTTTTCTTTGTCTTCATTTTCATTGTTAAGTGATTTCATTGAAAAAGTGAAAGATTTTTTCAATTTCGCTGTCTCTGCCATCATTGGAAACATTTTCTCTGCGATCTTAACTTTCTTCTTTGCATTAG GAGCCATGACTGGGGCTTTGATAGGACAAGAAACCGAGAGTGGTTTCGTTCGAGGGGCTGCGGTCGGGGCTATATCCGGAGCCGTTTTCTCCATCGAAGTCTTCGAATCATCTCTTCTTCTTTGGCAATCTGACGAATCCGGGATCTTATGTTTGCTTTACTTG ATTGATGTCATTGCAAGCCTTTTAAGTGGAAGGCTTGTTCGAGAACGTATCGGTCCAGCAATGCTGAGTGCCGTTCAAAGTCAG ATGGGAGCTGCTGAAACAACTTTCGAGAATGTCCAAAACATATTTGATACTGGTAGTGTTAGAGGTTTGGCTGGAGATTTAGTTGAAAAAATCCCTAAGATAACAATCCGAAGCAATGACAACGTAGATGCTTCCGGGGAGAAAGTTTCATGTTCAGTTTGCCTTCAG GACTTTCAGTCCGGAGAAACAGTTCGAAGCTTGCCGCAATGTCATCACATGTTTCACTTGCCTTGTATAGATAAGTGGCTTCTTAGTCATGGTTCTTGTCCATTATGCAGAAGGGAtctatttttgtaa
- the LOC107916285 gene encoding aspartyl protease family protein 1 isoform X1 — protein MLKTVIFFFILNWVLTFKLINGRIFTFEMHHRFSEPVKNWSNSTGKLSHWPLKDSFEYYAVLAHRDRLLRGRKLSGANTTLSFADGNFTFQINSLGFLHYTTVQLGTPGVKFMVALDTGSDLFWVPCDCTKCAPTEGTAYASDFELSIYDPKGSSTSKKVTCSSSLCAQRNQCLGTFSNCPYMVSYMSAQTSTSGILVEDVLHLTTEDGHPDSVEAYVTFGCGQVQSGSFLDVAAPNGLFGLGMEKIAVPSILSQEGLTADSFSMCFGDDGTGRISFGDKGSPDQEETPFNLNPSHPTYNVTVTQIRVGTTLIDGGFTALFDSGTSFTYLVDPTYSNLAVNVSTSYLDPPFTRCFHLVTYALLQFHSQTRDSRRPPDSRIPFEYCYDMSPDANASLIPSMSLTMKGGSHFPVYDPIIVISTQSKLVYCLAVVKSTELNIIGQNFMTGYRVVFDRERFVLGWKKFDCYDIEETNTSEEEQHPVSAPPAVAAGIRNYSTPESTKDVKNNNSLTSVTLRSCHLHASFPFFFGLVSILTLLS, from the exons ATGTTAAAGactgtaattttcttttttatactAAACTGGGTTTTAACCTTTAAGCTCATTAATGGCCGCATCTTCACTTTCGAAATGCACCACCGGTTCTCTGAACCAGTAAAGAATTGGTCTAACTCCACCGGAAAACTCTCTCATTGGCCTTTAAAAGATTCTTTTGAATACTACGCCGTTTTAGCTCACCGGGATCGTCTCCTACGTGGCCGTAAACTCTCCGGTGCTAATACAACCCTTTCTTTCGCTGATGGCAACTTCACTTTCCAAATCAACTCTTTGGGATT TTTACATTATACAACAGTTCAATTAGGCACCCCAGGGGTGAAATTCATGGTGGCACTTGACACTGGAAGTGATCTTTTCTGGGTTCCTTGTGATTGTACCAAATGTGCTCCAACTGAAGGCACTGCCTATGCTTCT GATTTTGAGCTTAGTATATATGACCCGAAAGGATCATCGACCAGCAAGAAGGTCACCTGCAGCAGCAGCTTGTGCGCACAACGTAACCAATGTCTCGGAACATTCAGTAATTGTCCTTACATGGTATCTTACATGTCAGCTCAGACTTCTACTTCCGGGATTCTAGTGGAGGATGTTCTTCACTTAACAACCGAAGACGGTCACCCAGATTCTGTTGAGGCATATGTCACATTCGG CTGTGGGCAGGTACAAAGTGGTTCGTTCCTCGATGTTGCTGCTCCCAACGGTTTATTCGGGCTTGGCATGGAGAAAATAGCTGTTCCTAGTATTTTATCTCAAGAAGGTTTAACGGCTGATTCTTTCTCCATGTGTTTCGGAGACGATGGAACCGGAAGGATCAGTTTTGGAGACAAAGGTAGCCCCGACCAGGAAGAGACCCCATTTAATCTTAACCCATCACA TCCGACGTATAATGTTACTGTAACTCAAATCCGGGTGGGGACAACTTTAATCGATGGTGGCTTTACAGCTCTTTTTGATTCCGGGACCTCGTTTACATACTTGGTTGACCCAACATATTCAAATCTCGCCGTGAATGTAAGCACTTCATATCTCGATCCTCCATTTACTCGATGTTTCCACTTAGTAACTTATGCTCTTTTACAGTTCCATTCTCAGACACGAGATAGTCGCCGTCCACCCGATTCTAGGATCCCTTTTGAGTACTGTTATGATATGAG CCCTGATGCAAATGCAAGTTTAATACCTAGTATGAGTTTAACCATGAAAGGCGGAAGTCACTTTCCCGTGTATGATCCGATAATCGTCATTTCGACTCAG AGTAAGCTTGTATATTGTTTAGCCGTCGTCAAGAGTACCGAACTGAATATTATCGGAC AAAACTTTATGACTGGCTACCGCGTGGTGTTCGACCGAGAAAGATTTGTCTTAGGCTGGAAGAAGTTTGATT GTTACGACATCGAGGAAACTAACACGTCCGAAGAAGAACAACATCCTGTCTCTGCACCTCCTGCTGTTGCTGCCGGAATCCGTAATTATTCCACCCCAGAATCAACAAAAGATGTAAAAAATAACAATTCACTCACTTCGGTCACCTTGCGGTCTTGCCATCTCCATgcttcttttccatttttcttcgGACTCGTCTCTATATTGACTCTATTGTCGTAG
- the LOC107916395 gene encoding NEP1-interacting protein-like 1 isoform X1 has protein sequence MDFYGHPYRFSLSSFSLLSDFIEKVKDFFNFAVSAIIGNIFSAILTFFFALVGTLLGAMTGALIGQETESGFVRGAAVGAISGAVFSIEVFESSLLLWQSDESGILCLLYLIDVIASLLSGRLVRERIGPAMLSAVQSQMGAAETTFENVQNIFDTGSVRGLAGDLVEKIPKITIRSNDNVDASGEKVSCSVCLQDFQSGETVRSLPQCHHMFHLPCIDKWLLSHGSCPLCRRDLFL, from the exons ATGGATTTTTATGGGCACCCATATCGTTTTTCTTTGTCTTCATTTTCATTGTTAAGTGATTTCATTGAAAAAGTGAAAGATTTTTTCAATTTCGCTGTCTCTGCCATCATTGGAAACATTTTCTCTGCGATCTTAACTTTCTTCTTTGCATTAG TTGGTACATTGTTAGGAGCCATGACTGGGGCTTTGATAGGACAAGAAACCGAGAGTGGTTTCGTTCGAGGGGCTGCGGTCGGGGCTATATCCGGAGCCGTTTTCTCCATCGAAGTCTTCGAATCATCTCTTCTTCTTTGGCAATCTGACGAATCCGGGATCTTATGTTTGCTTTACTTG ATTGATGTCATTGCAAGCCTTTTAAGTGGAAGGCTTGTTCGAGAACGTATCGGTCCAGCAATGCTGAGTGCCGTTCAAAGTCAG ATGGGAGCTGCTGAAACAACTTTCGAGAATGTCCAAAACATATTTGATACTGGTAGTGTTAGAGGTTTGGCTGGAGATTTAGTTGAAAAAATCCCTAAGATAACAATCCGAAGCAATGACAACGTAGATGCTTCCGGGGAGAAAGTTTCATGTTCAGTTTGCCTTCAG GACTTTCAGTCCGGAGAAACAGTTCGAAGCTTGCCGCAATGTCATCACATGTTTCACTTGCCTTGTATAGATAAGTGGCTTCTTAGTCATGGTTCTTGTCCATTATGCAGAAGGGAtctatttttgtaa
- the LOC107916209 gene encoding protein ALTERED PHOSPHATE STARVATION RESPONSE 1 yields the protein MGCATSKKEEEDGVVSLCKERKRLLKLAVERRYSLADAQCKYNQSLYAVAAAIRLFVARHSSPSSPFLITFPVGSTNEAVETPLANPMFFKQRLSEPTHETIPCQASMSTVFVKRGNEGQVQGGSDEGCVGSSEGEQESEGEEDEVICEHFYGEKAPPPAMPSPEEFAWDFFNPFDEVRREEVVSSSFSGSSQEELRVVREKEGIPDLEEDGERVRSERRVENVTNAGDGGGKSENKNTDMRNGDDHDINMSQSEKNSIRMINTPTASNERELLEALKDVEDHFIRAYESGLDVCRMLEANRVHLQSGLEELKESSNKLIRSITWSRSQLSRSSSCKSLASCSSRSSSTWTELKTDIFDDYGGMESGSHSLTLGRLYAWEKKLYEEVKAAEQTRKTYEQKCSQMRNRNTKRDGLYSGDKTRAEVKDLHSRILVAIRSAETISERIEKLRDEELQPQFTELLHGLMRNWKIMLESHETQNRIMFEVKSFNCPTYGKFCNDSHRLATLQLVAELHNWRSCFVAYLCSQKSYIEALSGWLAKFVAPEVELCSKKRSSAPTLRVNGPPLLATCHEWLATLEKLPKEAVSCALKSFGKDMRALWVQQGEEQKQKRKVDGLAKELERKVLAFQRTESRILGSKLSEKDIEVNVRNRIEYLAERKTMLDMLRKRIDAEKLKHITVMEQTQQITVKGFQTGFYSVFGSLVEFSKASIKMYADLVTYCETTKVPKKEDEDEPSYVEEMSSYLWG from the exons ATGGGTTGTGCTACTTCAAAGAAAGAGGAAGAAGATGGTGTTGTGTCACTGTGTAAAGAGAGGAAACGGCTGTTGAAGTTAGCTGTGGAACGTAGATATTCTCTTGCGGATGCTCAATGTAAGTATAATCAGTCTCTTTATGCGGTTGCAGCTGCCATAAGGTTGTTTGTAGCAAGGCATTCATCTCCTTCTTCTCCTTTTTTAATCACATTCCCAGTTGGTTCCACTAATGAGGCTGTTGAAACCCCTTTGGCTAATCCTATGTTTTTCAAGCAAAGACTAAGTGAACCCACCCATGAAACCATTCCTTGTCAAGCATCTATGTCTACAGTTTTTGTGAAGAGAGGAAATGAGGGACAAGTACAAGGAGGTAGTGATGAGGGTTGTGTTGGATCCTCAGAAGGGGAACAAGAGAGTGAAGGGGAAGAAGATGAGGTTATTTGTGAGCATTTTTATGGTGAAAAGGCTCCACCACCAGCAATGCCATCACCGGAAGAGTTTGCTTGGGATTTCTTTAACCCTTTTGATGAGGTGAGGAGGGAAGAGGTGGTAAGCAGCAGCTTTAGTGGTAGTTCACAAGAGGAATTGAGAGTGGTGAGAGAAAAAGAGGGAATCCCTGACTTGGAAGAAGATGGTGAGAGGGTTAGGAGTGAGAGAAGAGTTGAAAATGTAACTAATGCTGGTGATGGTGGTGGGAAGAGTGAGAATAAGAATACAGATATGAGAAATGGGGATGACCATGATATAAATATGAGCCAAAGTGAAAAAAACAGTATCAGAATGATTAATACACCGACAGCCAGTAATGAAAGAGAGTTATTGGAAGCTTTGAAGGATGTTGAGGACCACTTTATTAGAGCTTATGAATCTGGTCTAGATGTGTGTAGAATGTTAGAAGCCAACAGAGTTCACTTGCAGTCTGGTTTGGAGGAACTCAAAG AGAGCTCGAATAAACTTATCCGGTCAATTACATGGAGCCGGTCTCAGTTATCccgatcttcatcttgcaaaagCCTTGCTTCATGTAGTTCCAGAAGTTCTTCTACATGGACAGAATTAAAGACTGATATATTTGATGATTATGGAGGAATGGAATCTGGAAGTCACTCACTGACCTTAGGAAGGTTGTATGCTTGGGAGAAGAAACTCTACGAGGAAGTGAAG GCAGCAGAGCAGACCAGGAAAACCTATGAACAAAAATGTTCTCAAATGAGAAACCGCAACACTAAACGAGATGGCCTCTACTCTGGTGACAAAACTCGAGCTGAAGTAAAAGACTTGCATAGCAGAATCTTGGTTGCAATACGAAGTGCAGAAACAATCTCCGAAAGAATTGAAAAACTGAGGGATGAAGAGTTGCAGCCACAATTTACTGAGCTGCTACACGG ACTAATGAGGAACTGGAAGATAATGTTGGAATCACACGAAACTCAAAACCGAATCATGTTTGAAGTAAAGTCTTTCAACTGTCCCACTTACGGAAAGTTTTGCAACGACTCTCACCGTCTTGCCACTCTTCAGCTCGTGGCAGAACTTCATAATTGGCGTTCTTGCTTTGTTGCGTATTTATGTTCACAAAAGTCATACATTGAAGCTCTTAGTGGATGGCTTGCGAAGTTCGTTGCACCCGAAGTAGAATTATGCTCCAAGAAGAGGTCTTCGGCCCCTACGTTAAGAGTCAATGGACCACCGTTATTGGCAACTTGTCATGAATGGTTGGCTACCTTAGAGAAGTTGCCAAAAGAAGCTGTAAGTTGTGCATTAAAAAGCTTTGGAAAGGATATGCGTGCGCTTTGGGTTCAACAAGGTGAAGAGCAAAAACAGAAGAGGAAGGTTGATGGACTTGCCAAAGAACTTGAGAGGAAAGTCTTGGCATTTCAAAGAACAGAAAGCAGGATTCTCGGTTCGAAATTATCTGAGAAAGATATAGAAGTAAATGTTCGGAACCGGATTGAATATTTGGCTGAAAGAAAAACCATGTTGGATATGTTGAGGAAAAGAATCGATGCTGAGAAGTTAAAACACATCACAGTCATGGAACAGACACAGCAGATAACTGTGAAAGGATTTCAAACTGGATTTTATTCGGTTTTTGGATCCTTGGTTGAGTTTTCAAAGGCTTCCATAAAAATGTATGCCGACCTAGTGACTTATTGTGAAACTACGAAGGTACCCAAGAAGGAAGACGAAGATGAACCGAGTTATGTAGAAGAAATGAGCTCTTATCTATGGGGTTGA
- the LOC107916285 gene encoding aspartyl protease family protein 1 isoform X2, protein MLKTVIFFFILNWVLTFKLINGRIFTFEMHHRFSEPVKNWSNSTGKLSHWPLKDSFEYYAVLAHRDRLLRGRKLSGANTTLSFADGNFTFQINSLGFLHYTTVQLGTPGVKFMVALDTGSDLFWVPCDCTKCAPTEGTAYASDFELSIYDPKGSSTSKKVTCSSSLCAQRNQCLGTFSNCPYMVSYMSAQTSTSGILVEDVLHLTTEDGHPDSVEAYVTFGCGQVQSGSFLDVAAPNGLFGLGMEKIAVPSILSQEGLTADSFSMCFGDDGTGRISFGDKGSPDQEETPFNLNPSHPTYNVTVTQIRVGTTLIDGGFTALFDSGTSFTYLVDPTYSNLAVNFHSQTRDSRRPPDSRIPFEYCYDMSPDANASLIPSMSLTMKGGSHFPVYDPIIVISTQSKLVYCLAVVKSTELNIIGQNFMTGYRVVFDRERFVLGWKKFDCYDIEETNTSEEEQHPVSAPPAVAAGIRNYSTPESTKDVKNNNSLTSVTLRSCHLHASFPFFFGLVSILTLLS, encoded by the exons ATGTTAAAGactgtaattttcttttttatactAAACTGGGTTTTAACCTTTAAGCTCATTAATGGCCGCATCTTCACTTTCGAAATGCACCACCGGTTCTCTGAACCAGTAAAGAATTGGTCTAACTCCACCGGAAAACTCTCTCATTGGCCTTTAAAAGATTCTTTTGAATACTACGCCGTTTTAGCTCACCGGGATCGTCTCCTACGTGGCCGTAAACTCTCCGGTGCTAATACAACCCTTTCTTTCGCTGATGGCAACTTCACTTTCCAAATCAACTCTTTGGGATT TTTACATTATACAACAGTTCAATTAGGCACCCCAGGGGTGAAATTCATGGTGGCACTTGACACTGGAAGTGATCTTTTCTGGGTTCCTTGTGATTGTACCAAATGTGCTCCAACTGAAGGCACTGCCTATGCTTCT GATTTTGAGCTTAGTATATATGACCCGAAAGGATCATCGACCAGCAAGAAGGTCACCTGCAGCAGCAGCTTGTGCGCACAACGTAACCAATGTCTCGGAACATTCAGTAATTGTCCTTACATGGTATCTTACATGTCAGCTCAGACTTCTACTTCCGGGATTCTAGTGGAGGATGTTCTTCACTTAACAACCGAAGACGGTCACCCAGATTCTGTTGAGGCATATGTCACATTCGG CTGTGGGCAGGTACAAAGTGGTTCGTTCCTCGATGTTGCTGCTCCCAACGGTTTATTCGGGCTTGGCATGGAGAAAATAGCTGTTCCTAGTATTTTATCTCAAGAAGGTTTAACGGCTGATTCTTTCTCCATGTGTTTCGGAGACGATGGAACCGGAAGGATCAGTTTTGGAGACAAAGGTAGCCCCGACCAGGAAGAGACCCCATTTAATCTTAACCCATCACA TCCGACGTATAATGTTACTGTAACTCAAATCCGGGTGGGGACAACTTTAATCGATGGTGGCTTTACAGCTCTTTTTGATTCCGGGACCTCGTTTACATACTTGGTTGACCCAACATATTCAAATCTCGCCGTGAAT TTCCATTCTCAGACACGAGATAGTCGCCGTCCACCCGATTCTAGGATCCCTTTTGAGTACTGTTATGATATGAG CCCTGATGCAAATGCAAGTTTAATACCTAGTATGAGTTTAACCATGAAAGGCGGAAGTCACTTTCCCGTGTATGATCCGATAATCGTCATTTCGACTCAG AGTAAGCTTGTATATTGTTTAGCCGTCGTCAAGAGTACCGAACTGAATATTATCGGAC AAAACTTTATGACTGGCTACCGCGTGGTGTTCGACCGAGAAAGATTTGTCTTAGGCTGGAAGAAGTTTGATT GTTACGACATCGAGGAAACTAACACGTCCGAAGAAGAACAACATCCTGTCTCTGCACCTCCTGCTGTTGCTGCCGGAATCCGTAATTATTCCACCCCAGAATCAACAAAAGATGTAAAAAATAACAATTCACTCACTTCGGTCACCTTGCGGTCTTGCCATCTCCATgcttcttttccatttttcttcgGACTCGTCTCTATATTGACTCTATTGTCGTAG
- the LOC107943389 gene encoding probable serine/threonine-protein kinase PBL11 isoform X1 encodes MAMRFLLEDSQTHDHSHNHKQQIWLILIIVILIALLGFSVFFFFCRRKLNRNRSHNGGLKAEKLKLRYFKLEELEKATENFSADCLLGSGAFGNVYKGSFEGEGTLAIKRAHVESYQTTEEFRNEVRLLSTVNHPNLVALVGFSEESGPKGAKILVYEYVPHGSLREYIIGRGGRNFTWRQRVNIAIGAAKGIAHLHDGIKPSIIHRDIKPSNILIGERFEAKVSDFGLVKMGPIGDQSHVSSQVKGTPGYLDPAYCTSFHLSPFSDVYSFGVILLQLVSGRPAVDTTRNHIIDWARPSIERGNIEEILDTTLLSKPCNMEMMLKMGELGLRCVAKTPKDRPTMTQVWQELENTFNEHPSLSSKTTTTTKFPQSNEQGISFEQDCSQSFVSIDGVGFQKFHIELDSISSQSNSLRCFEINSASIDIDKENLKY; translated from the exons ATGGCCATGAGATTTTTGCTAGAGGATTCTCAAACGCATGACCATTCTCATAATCATAAGCAACAAATATGGCTGATTCTTATCATTGTCATTTTAATTGCCTTGCTGGGATTTTCCGTGTTCTTCTTCTTTTGCAGAAGAAAGCTTAACCGAAACCGGAGCCATAACG GAGGTCTAAAGGCTGAGAAATTGAAGCTGAGGTATTTCAAATTGGAGGAGCTAGAGAAGGCTACAGAAAACTTTAGTGCAGACTGTTTGTTGGGGTCTGGTGCATTTGGCAATGTGTATAAAGGTTCCTTTGAAGGTGAAGGTACCTTAGCAATCAAGCGAGCTCATGTCGAATCATACCAAACCACTGAAGAATTTAGAAATG AAGTTAGGCTTCTTTCGACAGTAAACCATCCGAATCTCGTAGCTTTGGTAGGGTTTTCCGAAGAATCTG GACCAAAAGGAGCAAAAATATTGGTGTATGAATATGTACCACATGGTTCTTTGCGTGAGTATATCATAG GAAGAGGTGGAAGAAACTTCACATGGAGGCAAAGAGTAAACATAGCCATTGGAGCCGCTAAAG gaATAGCTCACTTGCATGATGGGATTAAGCCTAGCATAATTCACAGAGATATTAAACCTAGCAATATTTTAATTGGAGAAAGGTTTGAAGCCAAGGTCTCAGATTTTGGACTTGTGAAAATGGGACCTATTGGGGATCAATCACATGTTAGTAGCCAAGTTAAAGGAACACCAGGGTACCTTGACCCTGCATATTGTACAAGTTTCCATTTAAGTCCTTTTAGTGATGTTTATAGCTTCGGTGTTATACTTCTGCAACTCGTTTCTGGCCGGCCGGCCGTGGATACAACTAGGAATCACATCATTGATTGG GCAAGGCCGAGTATCGAGAGGGGCAACATTGAAGAAATCCTCGATACAACTCTTTTATCCAAACCATGCAATATGGAAATGATGCTGAAAATGGGTGAACTCGGTCTAAGATGCGTGGCAAAAACGCCTAAAGACCGTCCTACGATGACTCAGGTTTGGCAAGAATTGGAGAACACATTCAACGAACATCCTTCGTTAAGttcaaaaacaacaacaacaaccaaGTTTCCTCAATCGAACGAACAAGGCATATCATTCGAACAAGATTGTTCCCAAAGCTTCGTGAGCATAGATGGTGTCGGGTTTCAAAAGTTCCATATCGAATTAGATAGCATTTCATCACAAAGTAACAGCTTAAGATGTTTTGAGATCAACAGTGCAAGTATCGATATTGATAAGGAGAATCTAAAATATTAA